The Maylandia zebra isolate NMK-2024a linkage group LG4, Mzebra_GT3a, whole genome shotgun sequence genome segment ACGGCCATCCTCTAGAGCAAACTCATTTCTTGTATTCACActttcatttcttcactacccaAAGCTCATGAGCACAGATGAGACCAGGAACAGGTAAACTGACAGCTTTACTTTCCCCTCCTTGCTTCACCACGACAGACTGGAGCAGTGTCCACATTACTTCCGCCCTCAGTCATTAACAATACTCGAACATAATTAACATTTGTTATGTTTGTATGGACAGGCAACAGAGACATCACTAACTCAGCAGAGCTGGTCTCACAAACCTCTGATGCATTTTAGAACCTGAGGCATAAACATGGAGCACTGAGGCTGTTTCAGGTCACAGCAGGAGGACAGGAGCTGAGTCAGAGCCTGAATGTCTCTGTCAGTGCTGATAAACTCCACATGATTAAATCTCAGCTGCTGCTGACTCTGAACCGCAGAGCTGAAGAGGACtcgttgtttgtgtgtgagaatTGTTCTTTACAAAATTAATCAAGTTTATAGAAGTGAGGCTAACGATCCAGTCTAATGCATGCCTGTGTGTGCGCTGAGCTATATGAGCTGTGGACAAGAGGGGAAAGAGAGGCCGTATCAatacttttcaaaataagagaatGTTAGCATTGGTAATACAGCTGCAGCCATAAATACCTGCGCATAAAGAGCTCGTTCCTTTATACTTACATCCCAACTAATGCTGGAATAAAGTTGCAGCACTCGGCAATCTAAcgttataacagaaaaaaacagcacacgAGTAGAAAGAGAGTCGGGACAGGTGACATTTAAAAGgccaatttattttaatttggacattttatcattgtTTCTGCAAATTTAACAAACTGTAGAAAAAACATATAAGGAAGCAACTTTAACAAGTCCTGCAGCAGCAAAAATGTTCACAGTTTTAATCGATCAAAAGCATGAAAGTAAACTGCCAATGTGTCCGAACCTAActccaaaaacattcaaatgtgaagaaaaacagaaggggaacaTTAAAAATCATGAAGAATACATATGAAATGACGATGTCAACACGTCTCAGAGGTACTGAGAGGAAACCGCTGGTTGTCTCGATCAGGGTGAGAGACGCAGCGTCAGAAATAAAAGCTCACCAATCAGCACAAACCTGCATCTACAAACTGGAgaacaatttcagaataatgCTCATCATCAGCCACAGCACAGTGACATCAACACTCAGAGACGCTCTGTGCAACAACATCGTTCATCAGGTTTGGACGCTCGTGATCTTCGGGCGgcgctgcattaaaaacagggcTGGATGGTCGTTAATGCATCAAAGGATGTTTAATGTCGTTTCTTCAAACTCAGTCTGAAGGCTTTAAGTCACATAATCAGTTTAAGAAAAAGTCTCATGACCCTCGCTGATCCTTTTCATCGTGCTGGATGTTGTAAGTGGCTGTTGCACGGCTACAGTCAGAGCCATTCATCACACTCCTTTGCCAGGTAAGAATTAAACTGTATCACTTTCTGAGCTAATTCTTCACCCAGCATAGAAGCTAACAAGCCCCCCACCACAGAGGTCAGGTCCCTGTTTGCATCACTGACCTGATATGTTGGTTTCAGCCTGTTCTTATGTTCTTCCAACATTTCCTTGGTGTAATATTCTTTGCCCTCTGCCTTGTTAGTTTGCACCACCTGATTGATTTTGTCCACCAGCTCCTTTACCTTTTCAGTTTTCTGGTCTTTTTCACCTTTGTTGTTAAGGACACAATAGTTCTCTGTTTTAAAACCAACTCTCTGAGTAAACTTTGTTATCTTATCCTCATCCTCAGCTCCATCTACAGTCATCAAGAGGAAAAAGTAAGGCCCTGACGCGTCGCCAAACATCTTCTTCAGGGCTTCCACTCGTTTCTCGTCTTGTGTGTTATCTCCCACCCATTTTTGCACATACAGGAACACATGAGGACCCTGATCAGCCTCAAACACGGATGCAGTGATCTTATTCAGCACTTCCTCTTTTTTATAGTTGGTGTGGCACAGACCAGGAGTATCAACTAAAACCAGTTCTTGGTCTCCAAACTGTGCCGTCTCCGTCTTGCACGGTGTTGTATCTGAGAGAAGGCGGTTCTTCTTCACAGCAGGTTTACCCAGGAACGTGTTGATGGTTGAAGTCTTCCCAGCTCCAGTCTTCCCAACGAGGATAATCCTCAGCTTTGTCGGCCCTGTTTGAGAATTTACACGACATTCATCACACATCAACACTGCAGCAGTCACAGTGTGACTGATCTAGACAACAACAACTGACATTAGCTTAAATTGATCCTATTTGCTTCCTTTGCTTTTCAAAGACATGATCAGTTAGTCTGGGTTGAACAGCTGACTCCAGCTTTGTAGAGTCTCACTGAGCTAAACGCTGCTTTGCTGATGACTCGGTGCTCTTTATGTCTAATGCTGCAAAACACCTGAAAGGCTTCAGATGGTTTTTAAGGCGTCTCAGTTCTGCAGCAGTCACCTGCCATGTGAACCAGGCAGCCATCTATTTAAAGAAAACCCTTTCAGTATAATACATGGATAGAAATGAaagtaaagttttatttaagtaTGAAAATAATTTTAGGAGCATTAATGATGTTCACACCTCCTGGAGCTCTGCCCTGAGAATACAGTTAAACAGctaaaaggaagaaaatgtcTGAAACTGTAACTATTAAACTACAACCAATGATAGTAAAGCACtccattataaatataaataaataacataaattaCATCATGTCAGAAACAAAATGACTTTCTAGTTTTGCTGAAACACCAAGTTAGTAAAACATCTGTAAGGGACCTTTGAGTGAAACTCTAAACTTTAAACATTTAGTTTAAATCGTGCAGTGAACATCTGCAGCTGAAGTCTTTAAACTTCACTGAATTCTCCAGATGAACTGctgttctctgtgtttttgtctaatAACATGAACAGTATAACGAGCAGCTGTTGTGTGACGGTGGAAGCGTCACTGAATATTGGCAGCATCTGTTGAATGTGACAAGAAAGCTGAGTTTGACTAAAACACCAAAGTGTGTGAGAAATGGAAAGTTACTTTCAAAGTTACAGGTAACTCCACAGGCTGACAGTTAACATACACGAACGTAAACCTGGAAATATTAGTCTGAGGAAGAGAACGAGTCCTCGCTCTGCTGGTTCATCCAAAAGCTCAAATATAAAACGTTCTTACCATCATTTGCATGTTTGCCGGCCATCCTGCCTGCTAGATGTGGTTGGTGGGCAGTCACGAGTGGGTCCTCTTCTTTGTAACTTCATGTTTTTATAATAACGTCTGTATAGTTCCCTCCCCTTGAACACACATCACCAAACTGGTTTCCGAAAGAGCCGTCCAATCACAGAGCACGAGTCAGAATGAGATGCAGACTCAAggaccaaaaaaagaaaggttCAACCAACAGGGTGCTGGGATTTTTCACttattaaaatttaattagTTTAATTCTTTTTAAGAAAGTGGGACGTGGTATTTAAAACAGTGTGTACAAAAAAGATGATGCAAGgacctgaaaataaaatgaagccGTTCACAAAGATCCTGCGTAGAGCTGGCAGAAGTGCACATCAGTACGACGACCTTTGATAGAAAGGACACGTTCTTTCTTTTACACAGGAATCAGAAATATCTATTCAAAAATGAAACATGTTAGGCGACTATTTCTTGTCTTGAAATGTGCatttctcctttgtttttactgcGGATCTTCCAGGTCAGTAATCAGACCAGAAAACGCTCAgacaggtggatggtgacacaggtAGCCGCTAGCAGTCTTCTaggcttcacctcagctaacTGGAGTCCCTGAACTAGATCTCTGCacagtgtttgtgctgctggagCATTTTCATTGATATGACACATCGTCTGTGAGGTTACTGTACTAACAGACCCTCTAAGAAATCTGAGCTTCAGTTTTGTGAGTGAATTTCCAGGACTTTTATTGGAGGTTATATGTTATTATAAGCTACCAGCTGCAGCTTCAACGACCAAGCTGTTCTCAAACCCTTAAACTCTTTTATCATTAATGACTGAGAAAAGTTGTGGGTCAGAGTGTGGGCGAGAGGTATTTTGGCTTTTGAAATGAAAATCTTTGACAACCTCTGATTACAACAGCAGCTACATCAGTGTGGTTGAGGTAACACTttaaaaatcacagctttaaggCTTAAATCACTCGTgtttccctgtgatgctcagaGGAGCAGTGAGCCGTCCTGACTGAGCGCGCTCCTCTCCTCACTTCTGATAACCCCCTCCTCTCTGATGGTCCAGCTCCTCCCCAGCACTGAGCCCGCCTCCTGGTTTGAGGATGTTGGACTCTGAGGAGCAGTTTGCTGAACGTCTGCCCTCTGGTGGCCACAGGAGAAACTACACCTGCTGGTCTGTCTGGGTTTGAAACGTCTGAcacaggctgtatcccaattcagggtctgcagccttaaagaacgcagcctcaacgatcctcaagggccgcgtactcaaagaccgctaaggccggaagtacGAGGCTTGTgtaatgggacggtctagcctccgttgcgctgatactgttgtttgtcaataaagttaaaaaaaaaaagcctctgttgcgctgcccaggttgcctagcaaccatgatactaacagctggaaatgtgtcatacagctgtgtttgacagaaatgaaggagaaaatcttttgttcatttgtttgttgctacatgagctttgatcattctctgtaagattaagctcagctattgaacggcgtatattttaaagtaaaggctttaaaaccaagttagtacaaacgtcactaatgtcacatgactttgccgacatgtggccaacaggaatgtttaatgttcttcgttattaaacatttgcacataagtgacgtaatattcagtacttacttaaagtttactcttcagccgcccctcatccgccgtttttttcggcaaatttatccacacccaccgccgcgctatgcattctgggatatgttgggccacgaagtctacactgccacgtccttaaaattcagggaaatgaaggacgcatttcagggccgcatttcgagcagcctttgaattgggacagccttcggcgcgccgctgtgacgtaatcggccttaaaatgcggcctttaaggctgcagaccctgaattgggatacagccacagGCTGaggttaaagggtgaagtgacCTGAAGTGTCTGCAGCTACGATGAGAGCTGATCCCCATCAGCTTTACACTCCAAGACTCACAGACTGAAGACAACATCTGGTTAAGTTCAGCTCGGTGCTCTCCAGACCCAGCTGTGAGCATCAGTGTGATGGATCCATCACCGTGTGAATCACCTGCAGCAGGTTCATGGCTGTGATGCAGAGGAGCAGAAAGCAGTGCTGATGCCATGATGTTGAATCTGTTTCTGATCTGGTTCATCTCATGTGGGATAGATTGATGAAAAGTCtccttttacttttactttactttaaatTTTAACTTATTTAAGTTTGGAAAAGGTTTTTAAAATACTTAAAGTGCCTGGATCACAGAGGCTTTCAGGatgctaattgttatttatcaATGCCTATATTACCTCTGATCAGCTATGACATAAAAATAATACTTTCTATATGCCATTGCTATCCGGGATTCATTACCTTATCaaggtggaggggtttgtgtgtcttgTGGGGCTTTTTGTCCCCTGGTAGCGTCTCCCATGGccaattggtcctgggtgagggaccagatgAAGAGCGACTCAAAAACCCCTATGAGCAGAAGATCCAGGAAATAGTTTGCTCTATCTGGGGTAGAGTTACTGATCTTCAACACCCACCTGCAGCAGATCTTTGACAGCATTGCAAGGGCGCACTAGTCTGAATGGACCCTGTTCAGCACTTCCAGGTGGTTGGTGTCTGTCAAGGTGGTAAGCCCCGAACCTGATGGTGGACATCAGAGGTGAAAGGGAAccaccagcctgaagaaggagtcctatcgggcttgatTAGCCTTGATAACTTCAGAGGAAGCCAACCAGGAACCAACAGGCTGAACaaggctcgggcagtggctaaAGCAAAAACTcatgtgtgggaggagttcagagaggccatggaaaaagacttttggactgcctcgaagagattctggcaaaccatcAGGtgactcaggaggggaaagtgcACATAGACTATAGTTGATTGATTTAAGCCTTTATTTGTCCCTTGCAGTTGCCTGCAGCAAAATTGGACCTTTTCTAAACGTACatacatcacattggggaggcAGGTCACAACAGGtaatgtaaagaaaacaatgaaatgtatAACAACAATGGACAGTCGAGGAGGAACAAAGAAACTCtgctcagaaaacaaaaacatcac includes the following:
- the LOC101487383 gene encoding GTPase IMAP family member 9-like, whose amino-acid sequence is MAGKHANDGPTKLRIILVGKTGAGKTSTINTFLGKPAVKKNRLLSDTTPCKTETAQFGDQELVLVDTPGLCHTNYKKEEVLNKITASVFEADQGPHVFLYVQKWVGDNTQDEKRVEALKKMFGDASGPYFFLLMTVDGAEDEDKITKFTQRVGFKTENYCVLNNKGEKDQKTEKVKELVDKINQVVQTNKAEGKEYYTKEMLEEHKNRLKPTYQVSDANRDLTSVVGGLLASMLGEELAQKVIQFNSYLAKECDEWL